In Aliarcobacter faecis, a genomic segment contains:
- a CDS encoding thiamine pyrophosphate-dependent enzyme, whose product MALNTKDFINSLIEENYTHLCVVPCSFAKDVINEAINNPKIEYLPSASEAVACSIAAGLKMAGAKPIVIVQSSGVTNMGSCITSLLKPYGVTFPILTSWRTYKAPDSEIQHKHLATELPTLIHAYGYESLILDNKNLTNTIEQIELCNNTNTIAIIKKDSFTKVELDDEHKLDLSNYVPRSKFLLSLDEKFKNDNTLFIGTTGNTAREMYSFMPNTNNFYMAGNMGGALSLGLGAAKTGKKVIVCGGDAEFVMHMGGLTSAGRYKDEVDLTYILFDNETNKSTGGQNTYQKHIDYIAIAKASGFNVVKKTIISLKDFNKTVDDIKVKKSLNFLHIKCGFDDETPRPPLEVVEVNKFD is encoded by the coding sequence ATGGCATTAAATACAAAAGATTTTATAAATTCACTTATAGAAGAAAACTACACACACCTTTGTGTAGTTCCTTGTAGCTTTGCAAAAGATGTTATAAATGAAGCTATAAATAATCCTAAAATAGAGTATCTTCCAAGTGCTAGTGAAGCGGTTGCTTGTAGTATTGCAGCTGGACTTAAAATGGCTGGAGCAAAACCAATAGTTATTGTTCAATCAAGTGGTGTTACAAATATGGGAAGCTGTATAACAAGCTTGCTAAAACCTTATGGAGTTACATTTCCAATTCTTACAAGCTGGAGAACATATAAAGCACCAGATAGCGAAATACAACATAAGCATCTTGCAACTGAACTTCCAACTTTAATTCACGCTTATGGATATGAAAGTCTGATTTTAGATAATAAAAATTTAACTAATACAATAGAGCAAATAGAACTTTGTAATAATACAAATACAATTGCAATAATAAAAAAAGATAGCTTCACAAAAGTAGAGCTAGATGATGAGCATAAACTAGATTTGTCAAATTATGTTCCTAGGAGTAAGTTTTTGCTCTCTTTAGATGAGAAGTTTAAAAATGATAATACACTTTTTATAGGAACAACAGGAAATACTGCAAGAGAGATGTATAGCTTTATGCCAAATACAAATAACTTCTATATGGCTGGAAATATGGGTGGAGCTTTGAGCCTTGGTTTAGGAGCAGCAAAAACAGGTAAAAAAGTAATAGTTTGTGGTGGAGATGCTGAGTTTGTAATGCATATGGGTGGACTTACAAGTGCAGGAAGATATAAAGATGAAGTTGATTTAACTTATATTTTATTTGATAATGAAACAAACAAGAGTACAGGTGGACAAAATACATATCAAAAACATATTGATTATATTGCTATTGCAAAAGCAAGTGGATTTAATGTTGTAAAAAAAACTATTATATCTTTAAAAGATTTTAATAAAACAGTAGATGATATAAAAGTAAAAAAATCATTAAACTTTTTACATATTAAGTGTGGATTTGATGATGAAACACCAAGACCACCACTTGAAGTTGTGGAGGTAAATAAATTTGACTAA
- a CDS encoding flagellin, translating to MRINTNVSSLTAQEAAQNTSKTLTNSLEKLSTGFRINKASDDASGLAIADKLRTQATSINQGIANGNSAVALLQIADKSMGEQSSILDTIKSKLIQANTDTTSSAGRESIRKDINKLLTQLDNIATQTNYNGTSLLQKSSSSTSASAGLKFQVGEKSSDTITNTGIQSNTSGLGLTSLKGLAASGLTQTIAGDQQSKIDEAITTLNGYRGDIGSTQNQVESAVRNLMTQATNVKAAESIIRDVDYAAESANFNKQNIISQAGSYAISQANAVQQNVLRLLQ from the coding sequence ATGAGAATTAATACAAATGTTTCATCTTTAACTGCACAAGAAGCTGCACAAAATACAAGTAAGACTTTAACTAATTCATTAGAAAAACTTTCTACTGGATTTAGAATTAATAAAGCTAGTGATGATGCTTCTGGTCTTGCTATTGCAGATAAGTTAAGAACACAAGCAACATCTATTAATCAAGGTATTGCAAATGGTAATTCAGCTGTTGCACTTTTACAAATTGCTGATAAATCTATGGGAGAGCAATCAAGTATTCTTGATACAATTAAGTCTAAATTAATTCAAGCAAATACTGATACAACTTCATCTGCTGGTAGAGAGTCTATTAGAAAAGATATTAATAAACTTTTAACACAGTTAGATAATATTGCTACTCAGACAAATTATAATGGTACTTCACTATTACAAAAGTCTTCAAGTAGTACATCAGCATCAGCTGGATTAAAGTTTCAAGTAGGTGAAAAATCTTCAGATACTATTACTAATACAGGTATTCAATCAAATACTTCAGGGTTGGGATTAACATCTTTAAAAGGATTAGCTGCAAGCGGTCTTACTCAAACAATTGCTGGTGATCAACAATCTAAAATTGATGAAGCAATTACAACTCTGAATGGATATAGAGGAGATATAGGTTCTACTCAAAACCAAGTTGAATCAGCTGTTAGAAACTTAATGACACAAGCAACAAATGTTAAAGCTGCTGAGTCTATTATTAGAGATGTTGATTATGCTGCTGAGTCTGCAAACTTCAACAAACAAAATATTATTTCTCAAGCTGGATCTTATGCAATTAGCCAAGCTAATGCAGTTCAACAAAATGTTCTTAGATTACTTCAATAG
- a CDS encoding phosphonoacetaldehyde reductase has product MTNFSYYMPTKIVFGENELENIDKYLDGKKTLLVTSSGFIKRGLEDKIKSLTSCLVYTFSDVKSHPEFKDLELAYEDIHKYEFEQILAIGGGSVLDASKYFSIYNEEKDSNFVTNLTKEIINECKYKTIPIISLPTTAGTGSEITPWATIWDMDEKKKYSLHLSELFPKIAIYDVKLTLSLPKDITIQTGLDTLSHALESIWNKNANPITINYAVNSSKLIMEYLPKLANDLQNLEYRTEILKACMYAGLAFSNTQTALAHAMSYYITANKGVPHGLACSFTLPMLIDNIIGKYNFIDKTLIEIFEELSSKPLRDMLKKLNISTEFEDYNINKIELEELKNSSKNNQRAGNSLVWIE; this is encoded by the coding sequence TTGACTAATTTTTCATACTATATGCCTACAAAAATTGTATTTGGTGAAAATGAACTAGAAAATATTGATAAATATTTAGATGGTAAAAAAACTCTACTTGTAACATCAAGTGGATTTATAAAAAGAGGATTGGAAGATAAAATAAAATCTCTTACTTCTTGTTTAGTATATACATTTAGTGATGTAAAATCTCATCCAGAATTTAAAGATTTAGAACTTGCTTATGAGGATATACATAAATATGAGTTTGAACAAATCCTAGCTATTGGTGGTGGAAGTGTACTTGATGCTTCAAAGTATTTCTCTATTTATAATGAAGAAAAAGATTCAAACTTTGTAACAAATCTTACAAAAGAAATAATTAATGAATGTAAGTATAAAACTATTCCTATAATCTCTCTTCCTACAACAGCAGGGACAGGTAGTGAGATAACTCCTTGGGCAACTATTTGGGATATGGATGAAAAGAAAAAGTATTCACTTCATCTGTCTGAACTTTTTCCTAAAATAGCTATATACGATGTAAAACTAACTTTAAGTCTTCCAAAAGATATTACTATTCAAACTGGGCTTGATACTTTATCTCATGCCTTGGAATCAATATGGAATAAAAATGCAAATCCTATAACTATAAACTATGCAGTAAATTCATCAAAACTAATTATGGAATATTTACCAAAACTTGCTAATGATTTACAAAATTTAGAGTATAGAACAGAGATTTTAAAGGCTTGTATGTATGCAGGACTTGCTTTTTCAAATACACAAACAGCACTCGCACATGCCATGAGTTACTATATAACAGCAAATAAAGGTGTTCCTCACGGTCTTGCTTGTAGTTTTACACTTCCAATGCTAATAGATAATATTATAGGAAAATATAATTTTATAGATAAAACTTTGATTGAGATATTTGAAGAGTTAAGCTCAAAACCACTAAGAGATATGTTAAAAAAATTAAATATCTCTACAGAATTTGAAGATTATAATATAAATAAAATAGAGTTAGAAGAGCTAAAAAATAGTTCAAAAAATAACCAAAGAGCTGGGAATAGTTTGGTATGGATAGAATGA
- a CDS encoding motility associated factor glycosyltransferase family protein, producing MTEAQIQLQNALTTTFLANLTFLSEYDNKLYHRVDELSRMIENGTYEEKYALDFIMEDGDFDIYDIVNDKYLYNRTPKKKNNEFIRKVQFDEKESIFTLETIYTTKILNQDKIIDKFNMEHLGESNFLTQRDIYSYSSNLNDFLEDNKKRLKRIDKFIFLGTLLGRHIPKIAEKIDAQIYLVCERNLEIFRLSLFCIDYTILAKNKGVVFSIMDSTLDEEKNINTFLSVSPLENYILKFSTTGVNISEYIDRILSTFLTIKPTSYDYNRYLYTYINRSTNILSNPYKVLLFNKIKDNFDYFKDLKVLFLAAGPSLDENIEWIKENQNKFFIVAIGAVYKKLLSKNIKIDIIITLDEQEFLNRTQFDDETVNKIDRNTIIFASMITNKKVLEKFNKENLFFYETFIPFYTNNLAFSGFSIGELSIELLLNLNIKELYLIGLDFALNQSTGSTHAQTSSSGLNKSFKLEHDQEKKEFGLRKGLIKVKGNFQSEVFTTGLFYTSIKYLEKRLISNNYKANIYNLSSQGAYIENTIPKRIKDIEVENFKEINTSENKIINLLNANSSENLDNNSKQRIYKEIEFLENILRNEFEIFKKSEYTTYNDFYKSTISFLSSITDFEFLSSSISRILINYAQIVLPYLSYHFNDIKLKNETKKIKKINDILLTQIYTIINDYINCLKRLN from the coding sequence ATGACAGAAGCACAAATTCAACTACAAAATGCACTTACAACTACATTCTTAGCAAATTTGACATTTTTAAGTGAATATGACAATAAACTATACCATAGGGTAGATGAACTTTCAAGAATGATAGAAAATGGTACTTATGAAGAAAAATATGCTTTAGATTTTATTATGGAAGATGGAGATTTTGATATATATGACATAGTAAATGACAAATATTTATATAATAGAACTCCAAAAAAAAAGAATAATGAATTTATTAGAAAAGTTCAATTTGATGAAAAAGAATCTATCTTTACACTAGAAACAATATATACTACTAAAATTCTTAATCAAGATAAAATCATTGATAAATTCAATATGGAACATTTAGGAGAATCAAACTTTTTAACACAAAGAGATATTTATTCTTACTCATCAAATCTAAATGATTTTTTAGAAGATAATAAAAAAAGATTAAAAAGAATTGATAAATTTATATTTCTAGGTACACTATTAGGAAGACATATTCCAAAAATAGCAGAAAAGATAGATGCTCAAATATATTTAGTATGTGAAAGAAATCTTGAGATTTTCAGATTATCACTATTTTGTATTGATTATACAATCTTAGCAAAGAATAAAGGTGTAGTCTTTTCTATAATGGATAGTACTTTAGATGAAGAAAAAAATATAAATACTTTTCTTTCAGTATCACCCTTGGAAAATTATATATTAAAATTTTCTACTACAGGAGTGAATATTAGTGAATATATAGATAGAATACTCTCAACTTTTTTAACTATAAAACCAACTTCTTACGACTATAATAGATATTTATATACATATATTAATAGATCAACAAATATTTTATCAAATCCTTATAAAGTTCTACTATTTAATAAAATTAAAGATAATTTTGATTATTTCAAAGATTTAAAAGTACTATTTTTAGCTGCTGGTCCCTCTTTAGATGAAAATATTGAATGGATAAAAGAGAATCAAAATAAGTTTTTTATAGTAGCAATAGGAGCAGTTTATAAAAAACTCCTCTCAAAGAATATTAAAATTGATATAATAATAACCCTAGATGAACAAGAATTTTTAAATAGAACACAATTTGATGATGAAACAGTAAATAAAATAGATAGGAATACTATAATTTTTGCTTCAATGATTACAAATAAAAAAGTTTTAGAAAAATTTAATAAGGAAAATCTATTCTTTTATGAGACTTTTATTCCTTTTTACACTAATAATCTAGCCTTTAGTGGATTTAGTATTGGAGAATTATCTATAGAATTACTTCTAAATTTAAATATTAAAGAATTATATTTAATAGGTTTAGATTTTGCATTAAATCAATCAACAGGAAGCACTCACGCTCAAACAAGTAGTTCGGGATTAAATAAAAGTTTTAAATTAGAACATGATCAAGAGAAGAAAGAGTTTGGTTTAAGAAAAGGTCTTATAAAAGTAAAAGGTAATTTTCAATCAGAAGTATTTACAACAGGGTTATTTTATACCTCTATTAAATATTTAGAAAAAAGATTAATTTCAAATAATTATAAGGCTAATATTTATAATTTATCCTCACAAGGTGCATATATAGAAAATACTATTCCAAAAAGGATTAAAGATATTGAAGTTGAAAACTTTAAAGAGATTAATACTTCAGAAAATAAAATTATAAACTTACTAAATGCTAACTCTTCTGAAAACTTGGATAATAATTCTAAACAAAGAATTTATAAAGAGATAGAATTTCTGGAAAATATTTTAAGAAATGAGTTTGAGATATTTAAGAAAAGTGAATATACTACATATAATGATTTTTATAAATCAACAATATCTTTTTTATCTTCAATTACAGATTTTGAGTTTCTAAGTAGTTCTATATCACGAATTTTAATCAATTATGCACAAATTGTTTTACCTTATTTATCTTATCATTTTAATGATATAAAACTCAAAAATGAGACAAAAAAAATAAAAAAGATAAATGATATTCTATTAACACAAATATATACAATAATAAATGACTATATAAATTGTTTAAAAAGATTAAACTAA
- a CDS encoding 6-hydroxymethylpterin diphosphokinase MptE-like protein: protein MDNSKQLEELQKTLNTIYIKNLEFFKKSVPNIYNKILEFEKLNIENYSLEFRDNNFCLIYLENSLNLYEVEPFTDSINRVNNFSVSSAFNLIKIEHLKKRNHYNNEINAYEYLNQFIDNFQNIDININKFIFIGTLLGVHINDFHKVLKANTYLIIEPNIEIFRLSMFMTDYEILSKDSKLFFAVSENSIELNKIIKDFMKYKYEFNNFIHYELVYKNNEEIINELIKSFTYLGEMRYPFSEFLISLKRGYDYFFEEKNILNLSQKYSFLKNKKVLFLGAGVSLEKNFEWLYLNQEKFIIVASSAVLKHLKILDIVPDIILAIDGQKDVMIEQFNTAPEMYKNSIILVSIKLDYELFSTKLKDTKIFFMQNALELFAGFGFLRGVTVGDLGVDILAKLGSNEIYLLGVDASIDGESGKTHIGTHNSSRKIDLNKKDSGNFRDDIVYTKGNFEKFVPTFREYLDMIDSLEEIISNHKNSLKVYNLGSGAYFKGSFPLKVDNFNYEKIDKEIFKNEFLSSLRNISKQKLDSIDIKDIQKEKKVLKKLNGIKVDNFYKEFKIVFENYPNSMICNIFDRFFKLVLPYFYMLKDRDLANEILEKQIYEILNSFNSIFDKIK from the coding sequence ATGGATAATTCAAAACAATTGGAAGAGTTGCAAAAGACATTAAATACTATTTATATAAAAAATTTAGAGTTTTTTAAAAAAAGTGTTCCAAATATATATAATAAGATTTTGGAGTTTGAAAAACTTAATATTGAAAATTACTCTTTAGAGTTTAGAGATAATAATTTTTGTTTAATTTACTTAGAAAATAGTTTAAATTTATATGAAGTAGAACCATTTACAGATTCTATAAATAGAGTAAATAATTTTAGTGTAAGTTCTGCTTTTAATTTAATAAAAATTGAGCATTTAAAAAAAAGAAATCATTATAACAATGAAATAAATGCTTATGAATATTTAAATCAATTTATAGATAATTTCCAAAATATTGATATAAATATAAATAAATTCATTTTTATAGGTACTCTTTTGGGAGTTCATATAAATGATTTTCATAAAGTTTTAAAAGCAAATACATATTTGATAATTGAACCAAATATTGAAATATTTAGATTATCTATGTTTATGACTGATTATGAAATATTATCAAAAGATTCTAAATTATTTTTTGCAGTTAGTGAAAATAGTATAGAGTTAAATAAAATAATAAAAGATTTTATGAAATATAAATATGAGTTTAATAATTTTATACACTATGAATTGGTATATAAAAATAATGAAGAGATTATTAATGAACTTATAAAATCTTTTACTTATTTAGGGGAGATGAGATATCCATTCTCAGAATTCTTAATTAGTCTAAAAAGAGGATATGACTATTTCTTTGAAGAGAAAAATATATTAAATCTTAGTCAAAAATACTCTTTTCTAAAGAATAAAAAAGTACTGTTCTTAGGTGCTGGAGTATCTTTGGAGAAAAACTTTGAATGGCTATATTTAAATCAAGAAAAATTTATCATAGTAGCTTCAAGTGCTGTTTTAAAACATCTTAAAATTTTAGATATTGTTCCAGATATTATTTTGGCTATTGATGGGCAAAAAGATGTAATGATAGAACAGTTTAATACAGCTCCTGAAATGTATAAAAATTCTATAATTTTAGTTTCAATAAAATTAGATTATGAACTTTTTAGTACAAAATTAAAAGATACTAAAATATTTTTTATGCAAAATGCTTTGGAGTTATTTGCAGGATTCGGATTTTTAAGAGGAGTTACTGTAGGAGACTTAGGTGTTGATATTTTGGCAAAGCTTGGAAGTAATGAAATATATCTTTTGGGAGTTGATGCAAGTATTGATGGTGAAAGTGGAAAAACTCATATTGGAACTCATAACTCTTCAAGAAAAATAGATTTAAATAAAAAAGATAGTGGAAATTTTAGAGATGATATAGTCTATACTAAAGGAAATTTTGAGAAGTTTGTACCTACATTTAGAGAATATCTCGATATGATAGATAGTCTTGAAGAGATAATTTCTAATCATAAAAATAGTTTAAAAGTTTATAATCTTGGTTCAGGAGCCTATTTTAAAGGTTCTTTTCCTTTAAAAGTAGATAATTTTAATTATGAAAAGATAGATAAAGAGATATTTAAAAATGAATTTTTAAGTAGTTTGAGAAATATTTCAAAACAAAAATTAGATAGTATTGATATAAAAGATATTCAAAAAGAGAAAAAAGTATTAAAAAAACTAAATGGTATAAAAGTAGATAATTTTTATAAAGAGTTTAAAATAGTTTTCGAAAACTATCCAAACTCTATGATATGTAATATTTTTGATAGATTCTTTAAACTAGTTTTACCATATTTTTATATGTTAAAAGATAGAGATTTAGCAAATGAGATTTTAGAAAAACAAATTTACGAAATTTTGAATAGTTTTAACAGTATATTCGATAAAATAAAATAA
- a CDS encoding DUF6564 domain-containing protein, translating into MNRAIIITIAGESKRFRKSINKDILKSMYKEEEYPSILDILLNYSLDLFDTIVIVGGYKFDELESYINSLYNDKIVLVKNSNYMFGSNESLLCGIRALDKKYDEVLFIEGDLIIDKNSFQAVVDSKKNVITYNTEQIDAKTSVIFYINTKNKIVYKYDTGHEFLEINEPFVSIKNSAQIWKFIDFKLLKKISAIFTQENLNYTNLETIDKYFSKIETNLVDFIKIRNWYNCNTIDNYKQGVSNEFYK; encoded by the coding sequence ATGAATAGAGCAATAATTATTACCATAGCTGGTGAGTCAAAAAGGTTTAGGAAAAGTATAAATAAGGATATTTTAAAATCTATGTACAAAGAAGAAGAATACCCATCTATACTAGATATTTTATTAAATTATTCTCTTGATTTGTTTGATACTATTGTAATTGTTGGGGGATATAAATTTGATGAACTAGAAAGTTATATTAATAGTTTATATAATGATAAAATAGTTTTGGTAAAAAATAGTAATTATATGTTTGGAAGTAATGAATCATTATTGTGTGGAATTAGAGCCTTAGATAAAAAATATGATGAGGTACTTTTTATAGAAGGAGATTTAATTATTGATAAAAATTCTTTCCAAGCAGTTGTAGATAGCAAAAAAAATGTAATTACATACAATACTGAACAAATAGATGCAAAAACATCTGTTATTTTTTATATCAATACAAAAAATAAAATAGTATATAAGTATGATACTGGTCATGAATTTTTAGAGATAAATGAACCTTTTGTTTCTATTAAAAACTCTGCTCAGATTTGGAAGTTTATAGACTTTAAACTTTTAAAAAAGATTTCTGCTATATTTACACAAGAAAATTTAAATTATACCAATCTTGAAACTATAGATAAATATTTTTCTAAAATCGAAACTAATTTGGTAGATTTTATAAAAATCAGAAATTGGTATAATTGTAATACAATAGATAATTACAAGCAAGGAGTATCAAATGAATTCTACAAATAA
- the aepX gene encoding phosphoenolpyruvate mutase encodes MKKVYVGMSADLVHPGHMNILKIAAGLGEVIVGLLTDKAIASYKRLPYMTYEQRKAVIENIKGVKEVIPQDTLDYRPNLELVKPDIVVHGDDWKEGIQAKTRQQVIDTLAKWGGELIEPSYTDGISSTQLNKSLKELGTTPDIRRSRLRRLIDSKEIVRIMETHNALSGLIVENIKANNGIEYDGMWSSSLTDSTSKGKPDIETVDVTARINTINEIFEVTTKPMIYDADTGGIAEHFAFTVRSLERTGVSAVIIEDKTGLKKNSLFGNEVEQTQDSIENFCEKIRTGKKSQITDDFMIIARIESLILKKGMIDAITRAKAYIEAGADGIMIHSRQKSPNEILEFCKILREYNENIPIVVVPTSFNQITAKELSQAGVNIVIYANHMLRAAYPGMKNVALSILENDRSQEAEEKLLSIKEILDLIPGTR; translated from the coding sequence ATGAAAAAAGTATATGTAGGAATGAGTGCTGATTTGGTACATCCAGGTCATATGAATATATTAAAAATAGCAGCAGGGTTAGGAGAAGTTATAGTAGGACTACTTACAGATAAAGCAATAGCAAGTTATAAAAGACTTCCTTATATGACTTATGAACAAAGAAAAGCTGTAATTGAAAATATAAAAGGTGTAAAAGAGGTAATTCCTCAAGATACTTTAGATTATAGACCAAATTTAGAACTTGTAAAACCAGATATTGTTGTTCATGGGGATGATTGGAAAGAGGGAATCCAAGCAAAAACTAGACAACAAGTTATTGATACTTTAGCCAAATGGGGTGGAGAACTAATAGAACCTTCTTATACAGATGGAATATCTTCTACACAACTAAATAAATCTTTAAAGGAACTTGGAACGACTCCAGATATTAGAAGATCTAGACTTAGAAGATTAATAGACTCAAAAGAGATTGTAAGAATTATGGAGACTCATAATGCTTTAAGTGGATTAATAGTTGAAAATATAAAAGCCAATAATGGTATAGAGTATGATGGAATGTGGTCAAGTTCTCTTACTGATAGTACTTCAAAGGGAAAACCAGATATTGAAACAGTTGATGTTACTGCTAGAATAAATACAATAAATGAGATATTTGAAGTTACTACCAAACCTATGATTTATGATGCAGATACAGGTGGAATTGCTGAACACTTTGCTTTTACAGTTAGAAGTTTAGAAAGAACAGGTGTTAGTGCAGTAATTATAGAAGATAAAACAGGTTTAAAGAAAAACTCTCTATTTGGAAATGAAGTAGAACAAACTCAAGATAGTATAGAGAATTTTTGTGAAAAGATTAGAACTGGTAAAAAATCACAAATTACAGATGATTTTATGATTATTGCTAGAATTGAAAGCCTTATCTTAAAAAAAGGAATGATTGATGCAATAACTAGAGCAAAAGCATATATTGAAGCTGGTGCAGATGGAATAATGATTCATTCAAGACAAAAAAGCCCAAATGAGATTTTGGAATTTTGTAAAATATTAAGAGAGTATAATGAAAATATTCCAATAGTTGTAGTTCCTACAAGCTTTAATCAAATCACAGCAAAAGAACTAAGTCAAGCAGGAGTTAATATAGTAATCTATGCAAATCATATGCTAAGAGCTGCATATCCAGGAATGAAAAATGTAGCACTTTCTATTTTAGAAAATGATAGAAGCCAAGAGGCTGAAGAGAAACTACTATCAATTAAAGAGATATTAGATTTAATTCCAGGTACAAGATAA
- a CDS encoding LicD family protein, giving the protein MKNIIIFGASKFGERVFNHLKGKQDFNVIGFCDNDIKKHNTKLFDKNIYSPESLEKLDYDEIIIASSWEFEIEKQLLSMGIFKNKVNIFYSNTEELQFKDNKNIQIAEQLMFDIAELFNQNDIVYHVDHGTLLGIIRDNKILPWDIDIDFAVPALEIEKIKKLLSSYLPSYKNEYCEDNNWKIDIKIRDIVIGNEEKELPMILTIYNSISTSNINNEVLGLDLAFKYEHNDTLYWMVSKRRLNSKKEICFPAKEYIFKNKIIKIPNDEVIYLEKLYGNWKKVIKNWHYSKYTNIDYYSNS; this is encoded by the coding sequence ATGAAAAATATAATAATTTTTGGAGCTAGTAAGTTTGGCGAAAGAGTTTTTAATCATTTAAAAGGTAAACAAGATTTTAATGTTATTGGTTTTTGTGATAATGATATTAAAAAACATAATACAAAGTTATTTGATAAAAATATCTATTCTCCTGAATCTTTAGAAAAGCTAGATTATGATGAAATAATTATTGCTAGTTCATGGGAATTTGAAATAGAAAAACAACTTTTAAGTATGGGTATTTTTAAAAATAAAGTTAATATATTTTATTCTAATACTGAAGAGTTACAGTTTAAAGATAATAAAAATATACAAATAGCAGAGCAGTTAATGTTTGATATTGCTGAATTATTTAATCAAAATGACATTGTGTACCATGTTGATCATGGAACTCTTTTGGGTATTATACGAGATAATAAAATATTACCTTGGGATATAGATATAGATTTTGCAGTTCCTGCTTTAGAAATAGAAAAAATCAAAAAGCTATTATCTAGTTATTTACCTAGCTATAAAAATGAGTATTGCGAAGATAACAATTGGAAGATAGATATAAAGATTCGAGATATTGTAATTGGAAATGAAGAAAAAGAACTTCCTATGATTTTGACTATATATAATAGTATAAGTACCTCTAATATAAATAATGAAGTGTTAGGTTTAGACTTAGCTTTCAAATATGAACATAATGATACATTGTATTGGATGGTTTCAAAAAGAAGATTAAACTCTAAAAAAGAAATCTGCTTTCCAGCAAAAGAGTATATTTTCAAAAATAAAATAATAAAAATACCAAATGATGAAGTTATATATTTAGAAAAGCTGTATGGTAATTGGAAAAAGGTTATTAAAAATTGGCATTACAGTAAATATACAAATATTGACTATTATTCAAATTCATAA